The Pseudomonas azotoformans genome has a segment encoding these proteins:
- a CDS encoding lipase family protein — translation MKLDARKQSFFSDSKPACALRGHWVSFCLVDEVGVGTAYGGLPYTVYDSAGQQYKGRLNGDGFAKLQDIYCGPVVLVFDDLYSGAEQPYQWLMERSTYKLPITELQARAEQTRFAASDGRRLESNPAQQKANRFYQVEVRDLVRHVAHLPPIAPRSHQPQRHALKMMGDLGFGPPESNLAGIVLFPNNHAALEVRPLRAFRPMLSIEDGFCALNLYQLALMATLSYCNFGQEPPKKPQDQVRFPLDPSVGHLFAEQLSGFHEAWRFDAEQVQRFYPLYEEVPYSQRFEILPFDPELYPQNQPELGEKQEHPANLHFFDDDKFDTDTQAFITHHDDVILIAVRGTASAADGMRDANAHQVAFVEGVGKAHEGFYQAYRAMRNFVLSYLDQFHTGQRIIICGHSLGGAIALLLAEGLRRAPEGNYNILLYTYGAPRAADSEFTEGASTLVHHRIVNHNDPVPSVPAPWMNTTAKLWIPGAITLFSAPAPGGLLFAAGLVRLGGNPYQHHGEQHHFMPIMLPDGIQSSVLWKPGCESIQEAGCNRALQLHGDMPERDNLLKQLFQANQHFMTASYIPAAWATLRRWQQTQESNGPLVTPREFELLDLALETMREQLRNKRRELARLRPANDRGYEHHDALNSEIDRLHTSRERLATLRWRRLEARDVYGSQAHSAHLQPSLKRWFSHRENRELSQVARIPPALHHEWGRAQTLDIDSIV, via the coding sequence ATGAAGCTGGATGCAAGGAAGCAGTCTTTTTTCAGTGATAGCAAGCCGGCCTGTGCATTGCGCGGGCATTGGGTGAGCTTTTGCCTCGTCGATGAAGTGGGCGTGGGAACGGCATACGGTGGCCTGCCTTATACGGTCTACGATAGTGCAGGGCAGCAATACAAGGGCAGGCTCAATGGAGACGGGTTTGCCAAGCTGCAGGATATATATTGTGGGCCCGTGGTACTTGTTTTTGATGACCTGTATTCCGGCGCAGAGCAGCCATATCAATGGCTGATGGAGCGCTCCACCTACAAGCTCCCTATTACCGAGCTTCAGGCTCGGGCTGAGCAGACGCGGTTTGCCGCCTCTGATGGGCGGCGCCTCGAAAGTAATCCTGCTCAGCAAAAGGCCAACCGGTTCTATCAGGTCGAAGTGCGTGATTTAGTCCGCCATGTCGCCCACTTGCCACCGATTGCGCCTCGGAGTCATCAACCCCAGCGGCATGCATTAAAAATGATGGGCGACTTGGGGTTTGGACCGCCCGAATCAAACTTGGCAGGAATCGTGTTGTTTCCCAACAACCACGCTGCTTTGGAGGTCCGGCCACTGCGAGCCTTCCGTCCGATGCTTTCAATCGAAGACGGTTTCTGCGCTTTGAACCTTTATCAGTTGGCATTGATGGCCACCTTGAGTTATTGCAACTTCGGCCAAGAGCCACCTAAAAAACCCCAGGACCAAGTTCGTTTCCCCCTTGATCCCAGCGTCGGTCATCTATTTGCCGAACAGCTTTCGGGTTTCCACGAGGCTTGGCGTTTTGATGCAGAACAAGTGCAGCGTTTTTACCCCCTTTACGAAGAGGTCCCTTACTCCCAGCGATTTGAGATCCTGCCCTTCGATCCAGAGCTGTATCCACAAAACCAACCCGAGCTGGGGGAGAAACAGGAACATCCGGCGAACCTGCATTTTTTCGATGATGACAAATTTGATACGGATACCCAGGCGTTTATCACCCATCACGATGACGTAATCCTGATCGCGGTGCGTGGCACCGCCAGCGCCGCAGATGGGATGCGCGATGCAAACGCCCATCAGGTAGCTTTTGTGGAAGGTGTCGGCAAGGCACATGAAGGTTTCTACCAAGCGTACCGCGCAATGCGCAATTTCGTGCTGAGCTACCTCGACCAATTCCACACAGGCCAACGAATTATCATCTGCGGCCACAGCCTGGGCGGCGCAATCGCCTTGCTCCTGGCGGAAGGGTTACGCCGAGCACCTGAGGGCAACTACAACATCCTCCTCTACACCTACGGCGCCCCCCGTGCCGCCGACTCCGAATTTACCGAGGGCGCCTCAACCCTGGTCCACCATCGCATCGTCAATCACAACGACCCCGTCCCCAGCGTGCCGGCCCCGTGGATGAACACCACCGCCAAACTCTGGATCCCAGGCGCCATCACCCTGTTCAGCGCCCCCGCGCCGGGCGGCCTGTTGTTCGCCGCCGGTTTGGTTCGCCTTGGTGGAAACCCTTACCAACACCACGGCGAACAACACCACTTCATGCCGATTATGCTGCCAGACGGCATACAGTCTTCGGTGTTGTGGAAGCCCGGTTGTGAGTCCATCCAGGAGGCGGGTTGCAACCGAGCCTTGCAACTCCATGGCGATATGCCCGAGCGGGATAACCTGCTGAAACAGCTGTTCCAGGCCAACCAGCACTTCATGACTGCCAGCTACATCCCGGCGGCCTGGGCGACGCTCCGTCGCTGGCAACAAACCCAGGAAAGCAACGGCCCGCTGGTCACGCCAAGAGAGTTCGAGTTGCTCGACCTGGCACTTGAAACCATGCGCGAGCAACTGCGCAACAAGCGTCGGGAGCTGGCCCGTCTCAGGCCCGCCAACGATCGGGGCTATGAACATCATGATGCCTTGAACAGCGAGATCGACCGCTTGCACACCAGCCGTGAGCGCCTTGCGACCCTACGTTGGCGACGCCTGGAAGCCCGTGATGTCTACGGCAGCCAGGCCCATAGCGCCCACTTGCAACCCAGCCTCAAGCGCTGGTTCAGCCACCGTGAAAACCGTGAACTGTCGCAAGTCGCCCGCATTCCTCCCGCGTTGCATCACGAATGGGGGAGGGCGCAAACGCTGGATATCGACTCGATCGTCTGA
- a CDS encoding NUDIX hydrolase, whose product MENTWLAQAKRLQALASTGLHFCTDDFERERLEEIAEIAHSMLAQLGNVPLERITGLVTDFAKRYSTPMIDVRGAVIQGDRILLVRELTDGCWALPGGYADIGLSAAENIVKEIREEAGLTVTARALYSLTHKAKGLYRPDVRDFYKLYFLCEPVDQSAPMAGFETTEVGFFRLDELPPLSRGRTIESDLEAAFAFHRGETTQTLFD is encoded by the coding sequence ATGGAGAACACTTGGCTGGCCCAGGCCAAACGCTTGCAGGCGTTGGCGTCCACGGGGCTGCACTTTTGCACCGATGATTTCGAGCGCGAGCGCCTGGAAGAGATTGCCGAGATTGCCCACAGCATGCTCGCGCAGTTGGGCAATGTGCCCTTGGAGCGCATCACTGGGTTGGTTACGGACTTCGCCAAACGCTACTCGACGCCGATGATCGATGTGCGCGGTGCGGTCATTCAAGGCGATCGGATTCTGCTAGTGCGGGAGTTGACTGATGGTTGCTGGGCGTTGCCGGGTGGTTACGCTGATATCGGCTTGTCGGCGGCGGAAAACATCGTCAAGGAGATTCGCGAAGAAGCCGGACTGACGGTGACCGCGCGGGCCCTGTACAGCTTGACGCACAAGGCCAAGGGCTTGTATCGACCGGATGTGCGCGACTTCTACAAACTGTACTTCCTCTGTGAACCGGTAGACCAGTCGGCGCCGATGGCGGGGTTCGAGACCACCGAGGTGGGCTTTTTCCGCCTGGACGAGCTGCCGCCGCTGTCCCGCGGGCGCACCATTGAAAGTGACCTGGAAGCCGCATTCGCCTTCCATCGTGGCGAGACCACCCAGACGCTGTTCGACTGA
- a CDS encoding DUF4123 domain-containing protein, whose product MQDMPGQWMAQQQQAGRHLCLILDGQSAAREPLLAVRSLSDYRSFYGETVLAELMMEGPVILLLKQMSEPALRDLLQQPEGHWGWLGSLPGEDLTSVTRHWRDRLLTGPEGEQSLYRFHDNRTLARALDYLCPEHWPVFLGPLISLCYWYEDRWRMADNPAPGEYPLPDPVPWLNTPNPNAEAILHANILRYLLAEHSEDLVALVEFQDPKIWLSQVLEQARAWQWRGPERLEFLVVRRLEEATRSSVIRWQPLVGEAPADHFERVVEQWRTMEGKDE is encoded by the coding sequence ATGCAGGACATGCCAGGCCAATGGATGGCCCAACAACAGCAGGCAGGGCGGCACCTGTGTTTGATCCTCGACGGGCAGAGCGCTGCGCGCGAACCGCTGCTGGCGGTGCGCAGCTTGTCGGACTACCGCAGCTTCTATGGTGAGACTGTGCTGGCGGAACTCATGATGGAAGGTCCCGTCATCCTACTGCTGAAGCAGATGAGCGAGCCTGCATTACGCGACCTCTTGCAACAGCCCGAGGGTCACTGGGGTTGGCTGGGCAGCTTGCCAGGCGAGGACCTGACAAGCGTGACCCGGCACTGGCGCGACCGTTTGCTGACGGGGCCGGAGGGCGAGCAATCACTGTACCGCTTTCACGACAACCGTACCCTGGCGCGTGCGCTGGACTATCTATGTCCTGAGCACTGGCCGGTATTCCTCGGCCCCTTGATCAGCCTGTGTTACTGGTACGAAGACCGCTGGCGAATGGCTGATAACCCTGCTCCCGGCGAGTATCCGCTGCCTGATCCGGTCCCTTGGCTGAACACACCCAACCCAAACGCCGAAGCGATCCTGCACGCCAATATCCTGCGTTATCTGTTGGCCGAACACAGCGAAGACCTGGTCGCATTGGTGGAATTCCAGGACCCGAAAATCTGGCTGAGCCAGGTGCTGGAGCAGGCACGTGCCTGGCAATGGCGGGGGCCGGAGCGATTGGAGTTTCTGGTGGTACGACGGTTGGAGGAGGCCACCCGAAGCAGTGTCATTCGGTGGCAACCGTTGGTTGGGGAAGCACCGGCGGATCACTTTGAGCGGGTGGTGGAGCAGTGGCGAACAATGGAAGGAAAGGATGAATAA
- the codB gene encoding cytosine permease, whose translation MTQQEPGNDYPLSEVPMHARKGLASTAMVLLGFTFFTATMFAGGKLGVAFSFTDMLGVVALGNLLLGIYAAGLGYIAFKSGLNSVLMGRFCFGEVGSKLSDLILGFTQIGWYAWGTATAAVVLGKYFELGQGSVLALMVLFGLVFCATAYIGYRGLEILSYIAVPAMGILLFLSMWVATVKVGGLDGLLAVVPTGELDLSTAITLVFGTFVSGATQATNWTRFSRSAKVAVLASLIGFFIGNGLMVLIGAYGAIVYQQPDVVEVLLLQGFAMAAMAMLLLNIWSTQDNTIYNFAVAGCNLLRTKRRKTVTLAGAVIGTLLALLGMYDMLVPYLILLGTVIPPIGGVIMADFFYRYRGHYPRLADARLPAFNWPGLVAYGVGTVLAFNSPWVAPLVGIVAASLTYIVLTAVLRVRAPLADAQA comes from the coding sequence ATGACGCAGCAAGAACCGGGCAACGATTACCCCCTCAGCGAAGTCCCGATGCATGCGCGCAAAGGCCTGGCGTCTACCGCCATGGTGCTGCTGGGCTTTACCTTTTTTACCGCGACCATGTTTGCTGGCGGCAAACTGGGTGTGGCGTTCAGCTTCACCGACATGCTTGGCGTCGTAGCCTTGGGTAACCTGCTGCTGGGTATCTACGCCGCAGGCCTGGGTTACATTGCCTTCAAGAGCGGGCTGAATTCGGTGTTGATGGGGCGCTTCTGCTTTGGCGAAGTGGGCAGCAAGCTCAGTGACTTGATCCTCGGTTTCACCCAGATCGGCTGGTACGCCTGGGGCACCGCCACGGCCGCCGTGGTGCTGGGCAAGTATTTCGAGCTGGGCCAGGGCAGCGTCCTTGCGTTGATGGTGCTGTTCGGCCTGGTGTTCTGCGCCACGGCCTACATTGGCTATCGCGGGCTGGAGATCCTGTCCTACATCGCGGTGCCGGCGATGGGTATCCTGCTGTTTCTGTCGATGTGGGTGGCCACGGTCAAAGTCGGCGGGCTGGATGGGTTGCTGGCGGTGGTGCCGACTGGCGAACTGGACTTGTCCACGGCGATCACCCTGGTGTTCGGCACCTTTGTCAGCGGCGCGACCCAGGCCACCAACTGGACGCGTTTTTCGCGTTCCGCCAAGGTGGCCGTGCTGGCCAGCCTGATCGGTTTCTTTATCGGCAACGGTTTGATGGTGCTGATCGGCGCCTACGGTGCCATCGTCTATCAGCAACCGGATGTGGTCGAAGTATTGCTGCTGCAAGGCTTCGCCATGGCGGCGATGGCCATGTTGCTGCTCAACATCTGGAGCACCCAGGACAACACCATCTACAACTTCGCGGTGGCCGGCTGCAACCTGCTGCGCACCAAACGCCGCAAGACCGTGACCCTGGCCGGCGCGGTGATCGGCACGCTGCTGGCGTTGCTTGGCATGTACGACATGCTGGTGCCGTACTTGATTCTACTGGGCACGGTGATTCCGCCGATTGGCGGGGTGATCATGGCGGACTTCTTCTATCGCTATCGCGGCCACTACCCACGCCTGGCGGATGCGCGACTGCCGGCATTCAACTGGCCAGGGTTGGTGGCCTATGGGGTGGGCACGGTGCTGGCGTTCAACTCACCTTGGGTCGCACCGTTGGTGGGTATCGTGGCCGCGTCGTTGACCTACATCGTGCTCACCGCCGTACTGCGCGTGCGTGCGCCCTTGGCTGACGCCCAGGCATGA
- the queD gene encoding 6-carboxytetrahydropterin synthase QueD gives MEIFKEFTFESAHRLPHVPEGHKCGRLHGHSFKVAIHLSGDLDPHTGWIRDFSEIKAIFKPLYERLDHNYLNDIPGLENPTSEVLAKWIWNELKPLLPELSAIRIHETCTSGCIYRGE, from the coding sequence GTGGAAATCTTCAAAGAATTTACCTTCGAGTCCGCCCACCGCCTGCCCCACGTACCGGAAGGCCACAAATGCGGGCGCCTGCATGGGCATTCGTTCAAGGTGGCGATCCACCTGAGCGGCGACCTGGATCCCCATACCGGCTGGATTCGCGACTTCTCGGAGATCAAGGCGATTTTCAAGCCGCTCTATGAACGCCTCGACCACAACTACCTCAATGACATCCCAGGCCTGGAAAACCCCACCAGCGAAGTGCTGGCCAAGTGGATCTGGAACGAGTTGAAGCCCCTGCTGCCTGAGCTCAGTGCAATTCGTATCCACGAAACCTGCACCAGCGGTTGCATCTATCGCGGCGAATAA
- the codA gene encoding cytosine deaminase, with translation MHIINARLRNREGLHDLHLEHGRIASITLQSGSPIAAADDLDAAGNLVTPPFVEPHIHLDATLTAGEPRWNMSGTLFEGIECWGERKATITQEDTKTRAKKTIQALAAHGIQHVRTHVDVTDPDLTALKAMLQVREESTHLIDLQIVAFPQEGIESYRNGRELMEEAIRLGADVIGGIPHFEYTRDQGVSSVKFLMDLAERTGCLVDVHCDETDDPHSRFLEVLAEEARSRDMGARVTASHTTAMGSYDNAYCAKLFRLLGHSGISFVSCPTESIHLQGRFDSFPKRRGVTRVNELLEAGMNVCFGQDSIVDPWYPLGNGNILRVLEAGLHICHMLGYRNLQSALDLVTDNSAKAMALGERYGLEPGRPANLLILSADSDYEVIRSQGLPLYSIRNGKVLMKRQPAQVEFV, from the coding sequence ATGCACATCATCAACGCCCGCCTGCGCAACCGTGAAGGCCTGCATGATCTGCACCTGGAACATGGCCGGATCGCCAGTATCACGTTGCAATCGGGGTCACCGATTGCGGCGGCCGACGACCTGGACGCCGCCGGTAACCTGGTGACTCCACCCTTTGTCGAACCGCATATCCATCTCGACGCCACCCTGACCGCTGGCGAACCGCGCTGGAACATGAGCGGCACCCTGTTCGAAGGCATCGAGTGCTGGGGCGAACGCAAAGCCACCATCACCCAGGAAGACACCAAGACCCGCGCCAAGAAGACGATCCAGGCCCTCGCCGCCCACGGGATCCAGCATGTGCGCACCCACGTTGACGTCACCGACCCGGACCTCACCGCGCTCAAGGCCATGCTGCAAGTGCGTGAAGAAAGCACGCACCTGATCGACCTGCAGATCGTCGCATTCCCCCAGGAAGGCATCGAGTCCTATCGCAACGGCCGCGAACTGATGGAAGAAGCCATCCGCCTGGGCGCCGACGTGATCGGTGGCATCCCCCACTTTGAATACACCCGCGACCAGGGCGTGAGTTCGGTGAAGTTCCTGATGGACCTGGCCGAACGTACCGGCTGCCTGGTGGACGTGCATTGCGACGAAACCGACGACCCGCACTCGCGCTTTCTCGAAGTGCTGGCCGAAGAAGCCCGCAGCCGCGACATGGGGGCCCGCGTCACCGCCAGCCACACCACCGCCATGGGCTCCTACGACAACGCCTACTGCGCCAAACTCTTCCGTCTGCTGGGGCACTCGGGGATCAGCTTCGTCTCTTGCCCCACCGAGAGCATTCACCTGCAAGGCCGCTTCGACAGCTTCCCGAAACGCCGTGGTGTCACCCGGGTCAATGAACTATTGGAAGCCGGCATGAACGTGTGTTTCGGCCAGGACTCCATCGTCGATCCCTGGTATCCCCTGGGCAACGGCAACATCCTGCGGGTATTGGAAGCCGGTTTGCACATCTGCCACATGCTCGGCTACCGCAACCTGCAAAGCGCCTTGGACCTGGTGACCGACAACAGCGCCAAGGCCATGGCCCTGGGTGAGCGTTACGGCCTGGAGCCCGGGCGGCCAGCCAACCTGTTGATACTCTCGGCGGACAGCGACTATGAGGTCATTCGCAGCCAGGGCTTGCCGCTGTACTCGATCCGCAACGGCAAGGTGTTGATGAAGCGTCAGCCGGCGCAGGTGGAGTTTGTGTAA
- a CDS encoding GNAT family N-acetyltransferase: MMRPATAADVAAIEAIAQAAYSPYIERIGRKPGPMLEDYRQWVQAGGVHVLENAGRVQGFIILLDDGNALLLDNLAIAPDAQGLGFGRLLMDFAEHQALDAGFMAIRLYTNEAMTENITLYTRRGYVETHRAEEHGLRRVYMTKQLAE; this comes from the coding sequence ATGATGCGCCCCGCCACTGCTGCTGATGTTGCTGCCATTGAGGCTATCGCCCAGGCCGCCTACTCGCCGTACATCGAACGGATCGGCCGCAAGCCCGGCCCGATGCTGGAGGATTACCGCCAGTGGGTGCAGGCCGGTGGCGTACATGTGCTGGAAAATGCCGGGAGAGTTCAGGGTTTTATTATCCTGCTGGATGATGGCAACGCGCTGTTGCTGGATAACCTGGCGATTGCCCCGGATGCCCAAGGGCTGGGCTTTGGGCGATTGCTGATGGACTTTGCCGAGCACCAGGCGCTCGATGCCGGCTTCATGGCCATTCGGCTGTACACCAACGAAGCCATGACCGAGAACATCACGCTGTACACCCGTCGAGGCTATGTCGAGACCCACCGGGCCGAAGAACACGGCCTGCGCCGGGTGTACATGACCAAACAACTCGCGGAGTAA
- a CDS encoding PucR family transcriptional regulator produces MSLTLADVLALPGLESMHLRAGAAGLDNRVRWPYVAENSGIAEWVLGGELVFVTGINHPRDETNLLQLLEEACERQVAGLVILTGPAYIQAIPQRLLDAAEAAGMPLIEQPYSLKMVLVTQAIGSALIQSEQLGRSRHDVLERLLTGDYQSLDLLLHRATQLGMPLAEHLQVVQLQLEGSELLFAQGDAASVEAQLARQHDGISRRLRQLSIGLPVLGRAGQWTMLLPAPDAVAALANRQQLANWLNPLNLRLAPLKLFIGLSAAAHPPARLAQGQDEARQALAAARRFSERAGLCVYDELGVLKLLSGVRDRALLDQFLNERLGPLLRHDLHHGPSLMPTLEAWFHENGNLVAAAQRLAVHRNTLTHRVQRIEALCGLTLDNAYDRLDIGIALMIWRLSA; encoded by the coding sequence ATGAGCCTGACCCTCGCCGATGTGCTGGCCTTGCCGGGCCTGGAGTCCATGCACCTGCGTGCCGGCGCCGCTGGCCTGGATAATCGCGTGCGTTGGCCCTATGTGGCGGAAAACAGCGGGATCGCCGAGTGGGTGTTGGGAGGTGAGTTGGTGTTCGTCACCGGGATCAATCACCCACGCGACGAAACCAACCTGCTGCAACTGCTGGAGGAAGCCTGCGAACGTCAGGTGGCCGGACTGGTGATTCTGACGGGGCCCGCTTATATCCAGGCGATTCCGCAGCGTTTGCTCGACGCCGCCGAAGCTGCCGGCATGCCGCTGATCGAACAGCCCTATTCGTTGAAAATGGTGCTGGTGACCCAAGCCATTGGCTCGGCGCTGATCCAGTCCGAGCAGTTGGGACGCTCGCGGCACGATGTGCTGGAGCGCTTGCTGACCGGCGATTACCAATCCCTGGATCTTTTGTTGCACCGGGCCACGCAGTTGGGCATGCCGTTAGCTGAGCATTTGCAGGTGGTTCAACTGCAACTGGAAGGCAGTGAGTTGCTGTTTGCCCAGGGTGATGCAGCCTCTGTGGAGGCGCAACTGGCCCGCCAACATGACGGCATCAGCCGCCGCTTGCGTCAACTCTCGATAGGTTTACCGGTACTGGGGCGAGCCGGGCAATGGACGATGCTGCTCCCGGCTCCGGATGCTGTCGCAGCGTTGGCTAACCGCCAGCAATTGGCCAACTGGCTCAACCCATTGAACCTGCGCCTGGCACCGCTCAAATTGTTTATCGGCCTGAGCGCCGCCGCTCACCCACCGGCACGCCTGGCCCAGGGGCAGGATGAGGCCCGCCAGGCGCTGGCGGCTGCACGACGCTTCAGCGAACGCGCCGGGTTATGCGTGTACGACGAACTGGGCGTACTCAAATTGCTCAGCGGCGTGCGTGATCGCGCCCTGCTCGACCAATTCCTGAATGAACGCCTGGGTCCATTGCTGCGCCACGACCTGCACCACGGCCCCAGCCTGATGCCCACCCTGGAAGCCTGGTTCCATGAGAATGGTAACCTTGTGGCCGCCGCCCAGCGGCTGGCCGTGCACCGCAACACCCTGACACACCGCGTCCAGCGCATCGAAGCCCTGTGCGGGCTGACGCTGGATAATGCTTATGATCGCCTGGACATCGGTATAGCGCTGATGATCTGGCGACTGTCCGCCTGA